A genomic window from Gossypium hirsutum isolate 1008001.06 chromosome D12, Gossypium_hirsutum_v2.1, whole genome shotgun sequence includes:
- the LOC107917544 gene encoding uncharacterized protein, with the protein MARCLLILRPSLPIENPSYSAIAFLILAVLCVVSITTFLCASNKKRGFEKKEESNMSSERKLLSKINSNLGSKAQLMVKLISWRKVQAEDEGGGYGVSDEAVWRKTIIMGERCRPLDFQGRFYTTLKEIFYLQPINQLHKIRIIM; encoded by the coding sequence ATGGCAAGATGTCTTCTTATCTTAAGGCCAAGCCTTCCCATTGAAAACCCCTCATATTCAGCCATAGCATTTCTTATTTTAGCAGTTTTGTGTGTAGTTTCAATCACAACATTCCTTTGTGCATCAAATAAGAAGAGGGGATTCGAAAAGAAGGAAGAAAGCAACATGTCAAGTGAAAGGAAGCTGCTGTCGAAGATAAATAGCAACCTTGGAAGTAAAGCTCAGCTGATGGTGAAGCTGATTTCTTGGAGAAAAGTGCAGGCTGAGGACGAAGGAGGAGGTTATGGTGTAAGTGATGAAGCTGTATGGAGGAAGACAATCATAATGGGAGAACGGTGTCGTCCGTTGGATTTTCAGGGAAGATTTTATACGACTCTAAAGGAAATCTTTTACCTGCAGCCGATCAATCAGCTCCACAAGATACGAATAATAATGTAA